Genomic DNA from Chitinispirillum alkaliphilum:
ATGGAAGGGAAAAAGCTTGAAGTTATTTCCTGTCGCAGTTCCAATGATTTTTTGAATGCAATAGAAGAAACTGAGTTTGATAAGATAGTTATGAATCAGGAGTTCTGGGATAAGGGAAGTTCGATATATTGCTATTTCAACATAGGCCCAAAACTTAAAAACACACCTTTGCTTGTTTACAATGCAGAGGAAAACTTTGCTGCACTTTGTGACAGGGAAAAACATGAGCAGGACCAGATTCTTCATAAGCCTGTAGAAAACAGTCTTATCGTGGAAGCTGCTATGCAGAATTAATGTATTAAATGAGTGAAATTTCGAACAAAAAACTGATCTTTGAAGATTCGGACAGAGGAGGGATAATCCACATCGCCAATATCAAAGGTGGTGTTGGAAAGTCAACTGTGGCAACAAACCTTGCCGCAGCGCTGTCAAAAAAAGGCCCTACTCTCCTAATTGATCTCGATGTTCAGGGCAGTGTAAGCACTGCCCTGGGTGTTGATGAAATCCAGCCGAAGTATTCCTCGTGGGTGCTTTTCAAACGTCGCTTTGCCCTGGAGAATACTGAAAGAACATCCGGTGGTATTACCAATAGGTTGTATAATTTTCTACGCCGTTTCGAGCAGATCTGTTTTGGTCAAATCATTGGAAGAGGGTCGCTCAGATCCGCCATCGTAAAGGTAAGACCCTGTCTTGATCTTGTCCCCGCAAGTGCAGACCTTTTCCGGGTACCCCGGCTCTATCAACTTCAAAACCTTGTCCACAATCTCCAAATCTCCCGTCAATACTACAAATATGTAGTAATTGATACGCCTTCGGTTTGGAATAAGCTGAGTTACACATTATTTATCAATAGTGATTTGAATATAGTGCCTGTCACCCTGAATGCCCTTTCGACCAAAAGTTTGAGGGATTATCTTGCAAATGTTAAAAGGGTCACCGAAAAAAATCCTAACGTTCGTTTAAGAATAGTAAAGAACGAGGTTTACGGAAAACAGAATTCTGTGTTAAAGGGTAAGACCAGGACCATGAGTGAAAACAGAAAATACCTTGATTCACTCTGTGAGCAGGTATCTGTGAAAGGCAAAGCAGGATGCTCTTTTTTGCCTCAATCTCTGATTTTCGACCTTGAAATACCAGAGTCTGCGCATGTCAGAAACGCACAGGATGAGGGAAGACCGGTCTTTGAATCAATGCAATATTCTACAGCTCAGAAAGCCTTCGCAAATTTAGGAAAACATGTTCAGTTTGTTCTGAACAGTATAGACGATTCTCCCGCTCCGAGTACCTTTTTTGAAGAGCTTGTTTCAGTTAGTTTCAAAACTGCTGCTTTACTGGGCATAGTAGTTTTTGTTGGCTTTAACTCTCCAATAAAAAATGTCGCAGCCCCTCGACCCATGGCTCCCCAACAGCTTGTTGAGACTGATTCAGAAAGAGCCTTTGTACATACCTTTGGGCCTGGAGAAAGTATCTACAGAATAGCAAAATATGCTATATCCCGGTTTAGAGCCACGGTTCCAAGTCTTCAGGAATTAAGTGAATATGTCAGAGAAACCGTTAACATCTACAACAGCACAAGACCGCAGTATCAGCCTGCATTAACCAATATCAACAACATTCAACCCGGCTTGCAACTCACGTTTTACCCCCCTTCCGGTATTCACAAC
This window encodes:
- a CDS encoding Peptidase, M23/M37 family produces the protein MSEISNKKLIFEDSDRGGIIHIANIKGGVGKSTVATNLAAALSKKGPTLLIDLDVQGSVSTALGVDEIQPKYSSWVLFKRRFALENTERTSGGITNRLYNFLRRFEQICFGQIIGRGSLRSAIVKVRPCLDLVPASADLFRVPRLYQLQNLVHNLQISRQYYKYVVIDTPSVWNKLSYTLFINSDLNIVPVTLNALSTKSLRDYLANVKRVTEKNPNVRLRIVKNEVYGKQNSVLKGKTRTMSENRKYLDSLCEQVSVKGKAGCSFLPQSLIFDLEIPESAHVRNAQDEGRPVFESMQYSTAQKAFANLGKHVQFVLNSIDDSPAPSTFFEELVSVSFKTAALLGIVVFVGFNSPIKNVAAPRPMAPQQLVETDSERAFVHTFGPGESIYRIAKYAISRFRATVPSLQELSEYVRETVNIYNSTRPQYQPALTNINNIQPGLQLTFYPPSGIHNPHENELTQVYAYFMAMVDAQHPYVTGVWCERGTGGGTPHYGIDVAAPYGSEVISPADGIAVLRTDNIAGRTVGVRMFDGSIIFFSHLDKRFVSTGDTVSKGMALGTIGMTGRTTGPHVHIGYGVESQSRHDMSFGRFHYRLSDPKHFFYKQSFFRNSD